One window of the Diospyros lotus cultivar Yz01 chromosome 12, ASM1463336v1, whole genome shotgun sequence genome contains the following:
- the LOC127813855 gene encoding general transcription and DNA repair factor IIH subunit TFB5 → MVNAIKGLFISCDVPMAQFIINLNNSLPTSQKFIIHILDNTTLFVQPHVAETIRSAISEFRDQNSYEKPT, encoded by the exons ATGGTTAATGCTATCAAAGGACTGTTCATTTCATG CGATGTCCCCATGGCGCAATTTATCATCAACTTGAACAATTCACTGCCCACTTCACAGAAGTTCATCATACACATCTTGGATAATACAACCCTCTTTGTGCAGCCCCATGTGGCTGAAACGATAAGAAGTGCCATTTCAGAGTTCAGGGACCAGAATTCCTATGAGAAGCCTACTTGA